The sequence below is a genomic window from Haloferax mediterranei ATCC 33500.
CGTCGCAACTCACTTCGTCTCATCTGATTTCGCGCTGGCGACTCCGCGTCGGAACTGTGCGCTGGCTTTCGAGACGCCGCGTTTAACCGCGCTCCCGGTTAGTTCCAGCAGTTTCAACAGCGGGCGGACGACCACGTCGAGAATCAGGTCCGCAATGATGTCGTCGAGCATCGATTCTGTTGTTTCATAGTCAGTTCTTACTGATGAGCGTTTGGCATCTCTCGTACGCTAGGGGAGCAACCCAGACAACTCCTCGAAATACTCGTCCAACTCGTACCCGAGACGCGACAGCCACACGTCGCGGTACGAGGGGTGGAGCAGCGGAACAATCGTGTAGTCGAATCGCTCGCTTTCGACGGGGTCGAGCACGGTATCGAGGAATCCACCGAGTGTCCGGTCGTCGAGTGAGAAGACGCTCTCCGTGGCGTGGCGTCCGGTCGGAACTACCACGTCGGGGTCGATTGTTTCGAGTTCGGTCACGAGGTGGTCCAGACAGTTCGCCTTCTCGTCGGCGCTGGGTGCCCGGTTCGACCCCTCACCATCTGAGGGGAAGCACTTGACCGCGTTCGTGTAGAACACGCTGTCTTCGTAGCCGACGGTGGCCATCGTCTCCCGAATCCTGCGCCCGGAGTGCTGAGCCGTGTAGGACATGCCGGTCCAGTTACCGCCTTGCCAGCGGTTCGCGTCGGGATTGCCCGCGCCGGGTGCTTCGCCGACGACGACGACGGTCGAATCTCGGGGACCGACGCCCCACGAAATCCGGTTTCGGCACTCGACTAGCGCCGGACACCGGGTGCAGTCGCTTTCTGTGACGAGTCGGTTCTCGGCGTCGGGAAACCGTGGGTCGGTCATCGGCGCTTATTCCGTCAGCGGAAGCACGATGCCGAAGATAATGGGCGAAAAGAGCACGAGGAGGATGCCGAGCCATTCGGCGTCGAAAAAGAGCGTGCGCTCCCAGCCGGGGATGTGGCCGCCAGTCATCGCCAGTGCTGCTTTCGCGCCGATAGCGCCGAACAGGAAGAGAACGAGTCCGAGGCTGACGCCAGTCTTGGTCAAACGTGGGTAATCGAGATTTCCGTAACGTCCCATATCACTCTGAGATAGGCGAAACGAGAAAATCGTTTCGCGAGAGTGTGTGAAATGGTATCAACCGGGTGCCCGGAGAACTCACCGAGAGAGTGCGTCGGCGACGATGGGCGCGACAGAGACGTCGCTCACGTCGCGTTCGATGGTGTCGGTGCCGATGACGCGTTCGATGCCGGCGCGGCAGAGTTTCGTGCGAGCGTTGCGAGCGAGAAGCGGATGAACGGTGGCACAGAAGACGCGCTTGGCACCCCCATCGGCGAGGACGGAGACGGCCTTACTCATGGTCGTGCCGGTGGCGATGATGTCGTCTGTGATGACCACGTCTCGCCCCTCGAAGTCGGCGTCGCTCGGCGTAATCTCCACCTCGGTTCCGGAGTGGCGAACCTTCTCGAAGTAGTCGGTTTCGCCCGCGCCGTAGGCGTCGCGGACGGTCTCTGCGATACTGATGGCTCCCGAGTCGGGCGAGAGGAAAAGCGGGTCGTCGAGGCTCGGAAGCGGTTCGGCCAGTTGTCCGGCGGCGTCGACGATGTCCACGGGCACGTCGAAGAAGTCGGCAACGGCGTCTTCGTGGGGATTGACGAGGACGACGCGGTCGGTCGTCGTGCTCACGGCGCGAGCGACGGCGCGGGCCGAGACGGGGTGACCGGGCTCGAACGCCTTGTCCTGCCGGGCGTAACCCATGTACGGGATGACCGTCGTGACCTCCGTCGCGCCGGCCTCGCGGACGGCGTCTTGGAGTTGTAGCAGTTCGATATAGGCGTCGTTGCTGACGGTGCTGGCGACGATAGTCGCT
It includes:
- a CDS encoding uracil-DNA glycosylase, yielding MTDPRFPDAENRLVTESDCTRCPALVECRNRISWGVGPRDSTVVVVGEAPGAGNPDANRWQGGNWTGMSYTAQHSGRRIRETMATVGYEDSVFYTNAVKCFPSDGEGSNRAPSADEKANCLDHLVTELETIDPDVVVPTGRHATESVFSLDDRTLGGFLDTVLDPVESERFDYTIVPLLHPSYRDVWLSRLGYELDEYFEELSGLLP
- a CDS encoding ribose-phosphate diphosphokinase; its protein translation is MLVPGASSQALTAALASELGESISAVEYDRFPDGETLAAVPDFDADEATIVASTVSNDAYIELLQLQDAVREAGATEVTTVIPYMGYARQDKAFEPGHPVSARAVARAVSTTTDRVVLVNPHEDAVADFFDVPVDIVDAAGQLAEPLPSLDDPLFLSPDSGAISIAETVRDAYGAGETDYFEKVRHSGTEVEITPSDADFEGRDVVITDDIIATGTTMSKAVSVLADGGAKRVFCATVHPLLARNARTKLCRAGIERVIGTDTIERDVSDVSVAPIVADALSR
- a CDS encoding DUF7860 family protein; protein product: MGRYGNLDYPRLTKTGVSLGLVLFLFGAIGAKAALAMTGGHIPGWERTLFFDAEWLGILLVLFSPIIFGIVLPLTE